A region from the Oncorhynchus clarkii lewisi isolate Uvic-CL-2024 chromosome 8, UVic_Ocla_1.0, whole genome shotgun sequence genome encodes:
- the LOC139415380 gene encoding A-kinase anchor protein 12-like produces the protein MGAQTSAHRDGKSQEDASAENLRSAVNAISEGDSVVESKLQQKNGQISITSLNGKADEQTELNDHSEDNTLAEEVDGVSVSWKEEVLETMGSLQAVVASQVNREEEENESPDANNITRPEEKVVEEKPGEANEVGFKKIFNFIGFKFTLKKDKNEKTDPVQMLKLMDKEVEGGTKGSEETKEEAATAEEGKAAEPETATVEADFSETTTEAATPVDSPSQTVDGEAAEKEPSDPAAAATTLRGQEAPLSPFRRFFTQGIFSNQRKKASIKRTKEKEPKEKAAEDKIKEGEEKAEAGVEEEREKAKKEVKEVEPVTTPETETPEVSAKEIKEEIQAEFAMETSEAAVTDDAKQEEENVEEAVESDKALVEVTTETELFSSQKKVKAQGSPLKKLFNGAGLKKLSTKKQKKDKKDTETKLTESGEQAAEQLHSSTESAEVQKPDFGASSPEESGEHAIGVEATQAEPSQEADEEVTSLDEGKKKEGIMPWSSFKKLVTPKKRVKRPSESEDEATVEKAMSATLFSTDSAVFVDKKKEEPELPEEEPKAKTTEDLDGTTEDPKKMKMDTSLSWEALMCMGGNKKRTRKTSDSEDEETKIEEETPPTGEEQVKTAVSPLGSFGEADQENTVSSPEPSTSPAAGDSTWDTLKRLVTHRKKPKNEERTDESGGEQVISDSEIPKEDSSFSLRKLIPGRRKKKLLSSNLGSGEEDSDTPAVVPLSEYDNEHAESKEEAEAEMTVETKDSEEAAPITQVQLSIEERSPSWISAPAVMENLQEIPHDQLSDIPEEGAATPKSADTTIAEDIAEQTLEAVPCQEQEPELSVAEVTAYSDAKNILEQIPETVTCQEPEVSVSEVTEEMIPVTYGKTTPLPNEPETESLEVPQEAVELLSDLPSLTSMEIIEIQLEEAASIPEPTPPIKFTETKSKVVLMVHEEIEGSAICTDLGTKEITKVAVEKLVIPTMECLPEISNGLSAEMPVEDKADPTEAADANEDPVFKAQVEQVESIFLEPPLEKTIEDIPDPDIATEGKEHEDEKVATINNIKMEVEIVEAPAVNENIVDPIVPTVEDSIAANIVDGSEAPVIEVKSKEEMAAAKEIAAVEEVNEPAAQEMVTSLTDANQPTVTEVCEAAIVAPALEFAIVKETTYLVFPLSESLETQKVEVTEAVAVEKLSVAVAEPAGDDQIQVQVTEVGITEAEETKEAEAMEETGLVIAQVVIQSAVEKVSEAEFEPKASASATATITTEDALPVQAVATIEKEIELVAEEKPVIAETPVVQVEEPAPETPTEVSTTPEAPAKGEKPPKEVHEAVQVIETVPVTIEITKSIMEEVTKEVEYVLKEEGEEIKHEVELKQAMEVNVSVEKVVEVKVVTEVEQTESETDGKGEEEIKEVEGNIEALEVQEVPQSEVEEVVKEFQLEVQQAEVITVVQEVIAEVPTPETAEEKSEATIVTEETPVPDAPTETAEAPAQPEGTTAEVVVPQATEIIEEAEEEIMVEVVEKDAIVSSPETKEAPAKEDTTDPEQTPDTPTPEPTPDTPAPAPTVADVVETNMKDDSAAVQGHVSDGPQTVLEEHQICVSIEAGAAIQDAPVNSMEEEVAVAMAVTVASPAEAAAEKATSVKCAEVMVQVIKEVVKEIKPVS, from the coding sequence TTGATGGCGTGTCCGTGTCTTGGAAGGAGGAGGTTCTTGAGACGATGGGCTCCCTCCAGGCTGTGGTTGCCTCTCAGgtgaacagagaggaggaagagaatgaGTCTCCTGATGCCAACAACATCACCAGGCCTGAAGAGAAGGTTGTTGAGGAGAAACCAGGCGAGGCCAATGAGGTGGGCTTCAAGAAGATCTTCAATTTCATCGGCTTCAAGTTCACTCTGAAGAAGGACAAGAATGAGAAGACTGACCCGGTGCAGATGCTGAAGTTGATGGACAAGGAAGTGGAAGGAGGGACTAAGGGGTCTGAGGAAACTAAGGAGGAAGCCGCCACGGCAGAGGAGGGGAAGGCAGCTGAGCCAGAGACCGCCACTGTTGAGGCTGACTTCTCTGAAACCACAACTGAGGCTGCAACTCCAGTGGATTCCCCATCTCAGACTGTGGATGGAGAGGCTGCAGAAAAAGAGCCCTCGGACCCAGCTGCAGCTGCAACTACCCTACGTGGCCAGGAGGCCCCCCTGTCCCCCTTCAGAAGGTTCTTTACACAGGGAATCTTCTCCAATCAGCGCAAGAAGGCAAGTATCAAAAGAAccaaagagaaggaaccaaaagAGAAAGCTGCTGAGGATAAGataaaggagggagaggagaaagcagaGGCTGGGGTGGAGGAGGAGCGTGAGAAAGCAAAGAAAGAGGTGAAGGAGGTGGAGCCAGTGACAACACCAGAAACTGAGACACCTGAAGTATCTGCGAAAGAGATCAAAGAGGAGATCCAAGCCGAATTTGCCATGGAAACCTCAGAAGCTGCTGTTACTGATGACGCCAAACAAGAGGAGGAGAATGTTGAAGAAGCTGTGGAATCAGACAAGGCCCTAGTTGAGGTCACCACCGAGACTGAGCTTTTCTCATCCCAGAAGAAGGTCAAGGCCCAGGGTAGCCCACTGAAAAAGCTGTTTAATGGGGCTGGCCTGAAGAAGCTCTCTACAAAGAAACAGAAGAAAGACAAGAAAGATACGGAGACCAAGCTGACCgagtctggggaacaggcggctGAACAGCTCCACTCCTCTACAGAGTCGGCAGAGGTCCAGAAACCTGACTTTGGGGCATCATCTCCAGAGGAGTCTGGTGAGCATGCCATTGGGGTGGAAGCCACCCAAGCTGAGCCCAGCCAAGAGGCTGATGAGGAGGTAACAAGCTTAGACGAAGGGAAGAAGAAAGAAGGTATCATGCCCTGGTCCTCCTTCAAGAAGCTGGTGACACCCAAGAAACGAGTCAAGAGGCCCTCTGAGAGCGAGGACGAGGCAACTGTTGAGAAGGCCATGTCGGCCACCCTGTTCTCCACTGACAGTGCCGTGTTTGTGGATAAAAAGAAAGAGGAGCCGGAACTCCCTGAAGAGGAGCCAAAAGCCAAAACCACAGAGGACCTGGATGGCACCACAGAGGACCCCAAAAAGATGAAGATGGACACCTCACTCTCCTGGGAGGCCCTGATGTGTATGGGCGGAAACAAGAAGAGGACCAGGAAGACCTCTGACTCTGAAGATGAGGAGACCAAAATCGAAGAGGAGACACCACCAACTGGGGAAGAGCAGGTTAAGACAGCAGTCTCTCCTTTAGGCAGCTTTGGAGAGGCAGATCAGGAAAACACAGTGTCATCCCCCGAACCATCCACTAGCCCCGCCGCAGGAGACTCCACATGGGATACTCTCAAGCGTCTTGTCACCCATAGAAAGAAGCCCAAAAACGAGGAGAGGACAGATGAATCTGGTGGTGAACAGGTAATCTCAGACAGTGAAATTCCCAAAGAAGATTCCTCCTTCTCTCTGAGGAAACTCATTCCCGGACGCAGAAAGAAGAAGCTGCTTTCCTCCAATCTGGGGTCCGGCGAGGAAGATTCCGACACACCAGCCGTGGTCCCTCTCTCAGAGTACGACAACGAGCATGCCGAGAGTAAAGAAGAGGCTGAAGCTGAAATGACAGTGGAGACGAAGGACTCTGAGGAAGCGGCACCAATCACTCAGGTCCAATTGTCCATTGAAGAGAGATCCCCCTCTTGGATCTCAGCCCCGGCTGTCATGGAAAACCTCCAGGAGATCCCACATGATCAGCTGAGTGACATCCCAGAAGAGGGTGCCGCCACCCCCAAATCTGCTGACACCACCATCGCAGAGGACATTGCAGAACAGACCTTAGAGGCAGTCCCATGCCAAGAGCAGGAACCTGAGTTGTCTGTTGCTGAGGTGACTGCATATTCTGATGCCAAGAACATTTTAGAGCAGATCCCAGAAACAGTCACTTGCCAGGAGCCTGAGGTGTCTGTTTCCGAGGTAACTGAAGAGATGATCCCAGTCACGTATGGCAAAACCACCCCTCTGCCCAATGAGCCTGAGACAGAGTCTTTAGAGGTCCCGCAGGAGGCTGTGGAGCTGCTCAGTGATCTTCCAAGCCTGACTTCTATGGAAATCATAGAGATCCAACTGGAGGAGGCTGCTTCCATCCCAGAACCCACACCACCGATCAAGTTCACCGAAACCAAATCAAAGGTTGTCTTGATGGTGCATGAAGAAATTGAGGGTTCTGCCATCTGCACTGACCTGGGCACCAAGGAGATCACCAAGGTGGCTGTGGAGAAGCTTGTAATTCCCACCATGGAATGTCTACCTGAGATCAGCAATGGTCTGTCCGCTGAGATGCCAGTAGAAGATAAGGCTGACCCAACTGAGGCGGCTGACGCTAATGAAGACCCAGTATTCAAGGCTCAAGTGGAGCAGGTCGAAAGCATATTCCTGGAGCCGCCACTAGAGAAAACTATTGAAGACATCCCAGATCCTGATATAGCCACTGAGGGTAAAGAGCATGAAGATGAAAAGGTTGCCACAATCAATAATATCAAGATGGAGGTTGAAATTGTTGAGGCCCCTGCGGTGAATGAGAACATCGTGGACCCCATTGTACCAACTGTCGAAGACTCCATTGCCGCTAACATTGTGGATGGCTCTGAGGCACCTGTCATTGAGGTCAAAAGTAAAGAAGAGATGGCCGCTGCCAAAGAGATTGCTGCTGTAGAGGAGGTGAATGAGCCTGCTGCCCAAGAAATGGTCACTTCACTAACTGATGCCAACCAGCCCACAGTCACTGAAGTGTGCGAGGCAGCCATTGTTGCCCCTGCTTTAGAGTTTGCCATTGTAAAGGAGACCACATACCTCGTCTTCCCACTGTCCGAGTCCTTGGAAACCCAGAAGGTGGAGGTCACAGAGGCTGTGGCAGTGGAAAAGCTCTCAGTGGCAGTTGCCGAGCCCGCTGGCGATGACCAAATTCAAGTGCAGGTGACTGAGGTTGGCATTACAGAGGCTGAAGAGACAAAGGAGGCAGAGGCCATGGAGGAGACGGGCTTGGTCATTGCTCAGGTGGTTATCCAGAGTGCTGTGGAGAAAGTGTCTGAAGCAGAGTTTGAACCCAAAGCGTCTGCCTCTGCCACTGCTACCATCACAACTGAAGATGCACTACCAGTCCAGGCGGTAGCAACGATAGAGAAAGAGATTGAACTAGTAGCAGAGGAGAAACCTGTCATTGCTGAAACACCTGTAGTCCAAGTTGAGGAACCAGCACCAGAAACCCCAACAGAGGTGTCTACTACTCCAGAGGCACCAGCCAAGGGTGAAAAACCACCAAAGGAAGTCCACGAGGCTGTCCAGGTCATTGAGACCGTTCCAGTCACAATTGAAATCACAAAGAGTATCATGGAAGAGGTTACCAAGGAGGTGGAGTATGTTCtcaaagaggaaggagaggaaattAAACATGAAGTGGAATTAAAGCAAGCAATGGAGGTCAATGTAAGTGTGGAGAAAGTTGTAGAGGTTAAAGTTGTAACAGAGGtggaacagacagagagtgagacagatggaaagggagaggaggagatcaaAGAGGTAGAGGGCAACATTGAGGCATTAGAGGTTCAGGAAGTTCCTCAATCTGAGGTAGAGGAAGTAGTTAAGGAATTCCAACTTGAGGTTCAACAAGCTGAGGTAATAACGGTGGTTCAGGAAGTGATAGCAGAGGTTCCCACTCCAGAGACAGCTGAAGAGAAGTCAGAAGCAACGATTGTGACAGAAGAGACACCAGTCCCAGATGCCCCCACAGAGACTGCTGAAGCCCCAGCCCAGCCAGAGGGGACAACTGCAGAGGTCGTAGTCCCACAGGCAACAGAGATCAttgaagaggcagaggaggaaaTCATGGTGGAGGTGGTAGAAAAAGATGCCATTGTAAGCTCACCAGAGACAAAGGAAGCGCCGGCCAAAGAAGACACAACAGACCCTGAACAAACGCCAGACACCCCCACCCCTGAACCCACACCAGATACCCCCGCCCCTGCTCCAACTGTTGCCGATGTTGTCGAAACAAACATGAAAGACGACAGTGCCGCAGTTCAGGGACACGTATCGGATGGCCCCCAGACAGTACTGGAAGAGCATCAAATATGTGTTTCAATAGAGGCTGGGGCTGCCATCCAAGATGCCCCCGTTaacagcatggaagaggaggttgCTGTTGCCATGGCTGTGACAGTTGCCAGCCCAGCGGAGGCAGCGGCAGAGAAGGCGACGTCGGTGAAGTGTGCGGAGGTGATGGTGCAGGTGATTAAGGAGGTGGTGAAGGAGATCAAACCTGTCTCCTAA